The following are encoded together in the Halopseudomonas salegens genome:
- a CDS encoding pyridoxal phosphate-dependent aminotransferase, with protein MQVSKSNKLANVCYDIRGPVLRHAKRLEEEGHRILKLNIGNPAPFGFEAPEEILQDVIHNLPTAQGYSDSKGLFSARKAIMHYTQTKNIPNVGIEDIYLGNGVSELIVMAMQGLLNNGDEVLIPAPDYPLWTAAVSLSGGKPVHYLCDEQSDWYPDIEDIRSKITSNTRALVLINPNNPTGAVYSRDMLEQLAAIAREHNLLVLADEIYDKILYDGTEHESFAAVAPDLLCLTFNGLSKSYRVAGFRSGWMIISGPKHKAQSYIEGIDILASMRLCANVPSQHAIQTALGGYQSINDLILPGGRLLEQRDAAWEMLNDIPGVSCTKPKGALYLFPRLDPKMYPIHNDEKMVLDLLLQEKILVVQGTAFNWPWPDHFRIVSLPRKDDLEVAIGRIANFLHGYRQ; from the coding sequence ATGCAGGTTAGCAAATCCAACAAATTGGCCAATGTGTGCTATGACATTCGCGGCCCCGTCCTGCGCCATGCCAAACGGCTGGAAGAAGAAGGCCACCGCATTCTCAAGCTGAACATCGGCAACCCCGCGCCCTTTGGCTTCGAGGCACCGGAAGAAATTCTCCAGGACGTGATTCACAACCTGCCAACGGCCCAGGGTTACAGTGATTCAAAGGGACTGTTTTCTGCGCGTAAAGCGATCATGCACTACACCCAAACGAAAAACATCCCCAATGTCGGCATTGAGGATATCTATTTGGGTAATGGTGTTTCCGAGTTGATCGTCATGGCCATGCAGGGCCTGTTGAATAATGGTGATGAAGTACTGATCCCGGCACCTGATTACCCGCTGTGGACCGCAGCCGTCAGCTTGTCCGGTGGCAAACCCGTGCATTATCTGTGTGACGAGCAGTCCGACTGGTATCCGGATATCGAAGATATTCGCAGCAAGATTACCAGCAACACCCGTGCCCTGGTATTGATCAACCCGAACAACCCGACCGGGGCGGTGTATTCGCGCGACATGCTGGAACAATTGGCAGCCATCGCCCGTGAGCACAACCTGCTGGTGCTGGCTGACGAGATCTACGACAAGATTCTGTATGACGGCACCGAACATGAGTCCTTTGCCGCCGTCGCCCCTGACTTGCTCTGCCTGACCTTCAACGGCTTGTCCAAGTCCTACCGTGTGGCGGGCTTCCGTTCCGGCTGGATGATAATCAGCGGTCCCAAACACAAGGCACAAAGTTATATCGAAGGCATCGACATCCTTGCGTCCATGCGTCTGTGCGCCAACGTACCCTCCCAGCATGCGATTCAGACCGCACTGGGTGGCTATCAAAGCATCAACGACCTGATCCTGCCCGGTGGCCGCTTGCTGGAACAGCGCGACGCCGCCTGGGAAATGCTCAACGACATCCCCGGGGTCAGCTGTACCAAGCCCAAGGGCGCGCTGTATCTGTTCCCGCGCCTGGATCCCAAGATGTACCCGATCCACAACGATGAAAAGATGGTACTGGATCTGTTGTTGCAGGAAAAAATCCTGGTGGTACAGGGCACAGCTTTCAACTGGCCCTGGCCTGATCACTTCCGCATTGTTTCCTTGCCACGCAAGGATGATCTGGAAGTGGCTATTGGCCGTATCGCCAATTTTTTGCATGGTTATCGACAATAA
- the msrB gene encoding peptide-methionine (R)-S-oxide reductase MsrB, translating into MKKVAKTEAEWRQQLSPEAFAVCRQQSTERPFSGAYYTNQQPGRYHCICCDAALFDTATQFDAGCGWPSYYAPVSEDAIVSKDDFSHGMQRTEVLCARCDAHLGHVFPDGPPPTGLRYCINSVALRLQPRDE; encoded by the coding sequence ATGAAAAAAGTCGCCAAAACCGAAGCCGAATGGCGTCAGCAGCTCTCGCCAGAGGCCTTTGCGGTCTGCCGGCAACAGAGCACCGAACGGCCATTCAGTGGCGCCTACTACACCAACCAGCAACCCGGTCGTTATCATTGCATTTGCTGCGATGCCGCGTTGTTTGATACCGCAACCCAGTTTGATGCCGGTTGCGGCTGGCCCAGCTATTACGCCCCGGTGAGCGAAGACGCGATTGTCAGTAAAGATGACTTCAGCCATGGCATGCAGCGGACTGAAGTGCTCTGTGCGCGCTGCGATGCGCATCTGGGACATGTGTTTCCGGATGGCCCGCCACCAACCGGGTTGCGCTATTGCATCAATTCGGTGGCGCTGCGCTTGCAACCCCGCGATGAATAA
- a CDS encoding glutathione peroxidase → MSDNILQIPCTTISGEETSLAALQGKAYLVVNTASKCGMTPQYKGLEALHQEYAERGLRVAGFPCNQFGSQEPGDEAQISEFCEVNYGVSFPLFSKVKVNGADAHPLFVALKKAAPGLLGSESIKWNFTKFLLDDQGRVVKRYAPTLTPDELRKDVEGLL, encoded by the coding sequence ATGAGCGATAACATTCTGCAGATCCCCTGCACCACCATTAGTGGGGAGGAAACCAGCCTGGCTGCCTTGCAGGGCAAAGCCTATCTGGTGGTAAATACCGCGAGCAAGTGTGGCATGACGCCGCAGTACAAAGGACTGGAAGCCTTGCATCAGGAATACGCAGAGCGCGGCCTGCGGGTTGCCGGCTTTCCGTGTAACCAGTTTGGCAGTCAGGAGCCGGGTGACGAGGCGCAGATCAGTGAATTCTGTGAAGTGAATTACGGGGTCAGTTTCCCCCTGTTCAGCAAGGTCAAGGTCAATGGAGCCGATGCGCACCCTTTGTTTGTCGCCCTGAAAAAAGCCGCACCGGGTCTGCTGGGCAGCGAGTCAATCAAGTGGAACTTCACGAAGTTTCTGCTCGATGATCAGGGGCGGGTAGTCAAGCGATACGCGCCGACACTGACCCCGGATGAGCTGCGCAAGGATGTAGAGGGTCTGCTCTAG
- a CDS encoding hybrid sensor histidine kinase/response regulator: MKINLSDRLSFKQARLGVMAAFFLGILLGLAQVTVDYYAENAAIDQEIAAQINVSLGPASRIAYNIDAELARELVNGLLQAPPIVKAEIIDNNGTPLASVSRPMLSSPYRFISDTLFERRRSYAKALHVDFVPDELLGHLVIELDTFHHGANFLRRAMLTMLSAFILSLALSLILMVLFYTMLTKPLVHLINNLLDIRQHTDHERLPCPPGHQRDEIGALVEVINRQLQSIDVNLRQKLRAEERLKQYLEELETIVEARTNELQQANIQLRKSNQELKDSREEALTMAEARSAFLANMSHEIRTPINGLLGMLGLALDNEMDEEQRQKLTVAYDSGKVLMALLNDILDLSKFEAGKLQLEQIPFDLGELVEDTLSLMSQHTHKEAVELACQVDPQLPAQLEGDPTRVRQVISNLLSNALKFTARGHVLVSLEWQPKHQPARVCIRVEDTGIGIAPEALESIFSPFTQADRNISRRFGGTGLGLALCRSLTDAMGGTLRVESRPQQGSVFSVELPLHAIQEASKPKIELSGKILVFNQQQRLQGRILQQLLQHWQLDAEIADYPNPEHIPQPLPNASYWIIDSPALAESLAQLDSDTPRLLLCPYRQQLDNSKAATLHLHQQLPSPISRARLLRALRQLRQPRPAVSTSTQASTTEPSSARLLLVEDNAVNQMVAKGMLTRMGFEVIAVEHGQAALEWLQQEHCDLVLMDCNMPVMDGYEASRRIRQLPALKDLPIIALTANALQDDRQRCENAGMNDYLAKPFKREDLQKLLHKWLPDEPTTSS; the protein is encoded by the coding sequence ATGAAAATCAACCTGTCCGATCGTTTATCCTTCAAACAGGCCCGCCTCGGGGTCATGGCGGCTTTCTTTCTGGGTATTCTGCTCGGTCTGGCTCAGGTTACCGTGGATTATTATGCCGAAAACGCTGCCATAGATCAGGAAATTGCCGCCCAGATCAACGTCAGTCTCGGCCCGGCTTCGCGCATTGCCTACAACATCGATGCCGAACTGGCCCGTGAACTGGTCAACGGCCTGCTGCAGGCACCGCCGATCGTCAAAGCGGAAATCATCGACAACAATGGCACCCCGCTGGCCAGCGTCAGCCGTCCCATGCTGTCCAGCCCCTACCGCTTTATCAGCGACACCCTGTTCGAGCGCCGGCGCAGTTATGCCAAGGCGCTGCATGTCGACTTCGTCCCCGATGAACTGCTCGGGCACCTGGTCATCGAACTGGACACTTTCCACCATGGCGCCAACTTCCTGCGCCGCGCCATGCTGACCATGCTGTCAGCTTTCATTCTCAGCCTGGCGCTCTCGCTCATCCTGATGGTTCTCTTCTACACCATGCTGACCAAACCCCTGGTGCACCTGATCAACAACCTGCTCGACATTCGTCAGCACACCGATCATGAGCGCCTGCCCTGCCCGCCAGGGCATCAGCGGGACGAAATCGGCGCCCTGGTGGAAGTCATCAACCGACAGCTGCAAAGCATTGATGTCAATCTGCGGCAGAAACTGCGCGCTGAAGAGCGCCTGAAGCAATACCTGGAAGAGCTGGAAACCATTGTTGAAGCGCGCACCAACGAATTGCAACAGGCCAATATCCAGTTGCGCAAATCCAACCAGGAACTCAAGGATTCGCGGGAAGAAGCCCTGACCATGGCCGAAGCGCGCTCGGCCTTTCTGGCCAATATGAGTCATGAAATACGCACGCCCATCAATGGCTTGCTGGGCATGCTCGGATTGGCTCTGGACAATGAAATGGATGAGGAGCAGCGGCAGAAACTGACCGTCGCCTATGATTCGGGCAAGGTTCTCATGGCCCTGCTCAATGACATCCTTGATCTGTCCAAATTCGAGGCCGGCAAGCTGCAGCTGGAACAGATCCCCTTTGACCTGGGCGAACTGGTTGAAGACACCCTGAGTCTGATGTCGCAACACACCCACAAAGAAGCGGTAGAACTGGCCTGCCAGGTTGATCCGCAGCTACCGGCGCAATTGGAAGGTGACCCGACCCGAGTGCGCCAGGTGATCAGCAACCTGCTCTCCAATGCCCTCAAATTCACCGCCCGCGGTCATGTCCTGGTCAGTCTGGAATGGCAGCCGAAGCACCAGCCGGCACGGGTCTGCATCCGGGTCGAGGATACCGGCATCGGCATTGCCCCCGAGGCACTGGAGTCGATCTTCTCACCCTTTACCCAGGCCGACCGCAATATCTCCAGACGTTTTGGTGGTACCGGTTTGGGGCTGGCCCTCTGTCGCAGCCTGACCGACGCCATGGGTGGCACATTGCGGGTTGAGTCTCGCCCGCAGCAAGGCAGTGTATTCAGTGTGGAACTCCCCCTGCACGCCATTCAGGAAGCCAGCAAACCGAAGATTGAGCTATCGGGCAAGATTCTTGTTTTCAACCAGCAGCAGCGCCTGCAAGGCCGGATCCTCCAGCAGTTGCTGCAGCATTGGCAACTCGACGCAGAGATAGCGGACTACCCCAATCCGGAGCACATACCGCAGCCCCTGCCGAACGCCAGCTACTGGATTATTGACAGCCCGGCGCTGGCTGAATCCCTCGCTCAACTCGACAGCGACACACCCCGGCTGCTGCTGTGCCCTTATCGTCAGCAGCTGGATAACTCGAAGGCCGCAACATTGCACCTGCATCAGCAGCTGCCCAGCCCGATCAGCCGCGCGCGCCTGCTGAGGGCGCTCCGGCAATTGCGCCAGCCACGCCCGGCCGTCAGTACCAGCACACAAGCCTCGACCACAGAGCCAAGCAGCGCCCGCTTGCTGTTGGTGGAAGACAATGCCGTCAACCAGATGGTCGCCAAAGGCATGCTGACCCGGATGGGCTTCGAAGTGATCGCCGTGGAACACGGCCAGGCGGCACTGGAATGGCTCCAGCAAGAGCATTGTGATCTGGTGTTGATGGACTGCAACATGCCGGTCATGGACGGCTATGAAGCCAGCCGGCGCATCCGTCAGCTACCCGCACTGAAAGATTTGCCGATCATAGCACTGACCGCCAATGCGCTTCAGGATGATCGCCAGCGCTGTGAGAACGCCGGCATGAATGACTATCTGGCAAAACCCTTCAAGCGTGAAGACTTGCAGAAACTGCTGCACAAATGGCTGCCCGACGAGCCGACAACATCGTCCTAG
- a CDS encoding ATP-binding protein — MTVTQGEFMQRVLDHLDRAEQRWPQPRPVIDWQQVMAARWMPEHPHGWLRPLQVRLDLQLDDLHGVERQKQLLDSNTAQFVAGYPANNALLWGARGTGKSSLVRALLARYANAGMRLIEIDKTDLLHLPELLQQIAGQPWRFILFCDDLAFEADDAAYKSLKTVLDGTTEASPENLLLYATSNRRHLLPEKRSDNLAAELVDGEIHPGEAIEEKVALSDRFGLWVSFYPFSQEQYLTVVRHWLEQLAAAYELPWQWTPELQQEAIRWATTRGNRNGRCAWQFARAWVGRALLPVTD, encoded by the coding sequence ATGACTGTGACCCAGGGCGAATTCATGCAGCGGGTCCTGGACCACCTGGATCGTGCCGAGCAGCGTTGGCCGCAACCACGCCCCGTCATCGACTGGCAACAGGTGATGGCCGCCCGCTGGATGCCGGAACACCCCCACGGCTGGCTGCGGCCGCTTCAGGTACGCCTCGACTTGCAGCTGGATGACCTGCATGGCGTGGAGCGGCAGAAGCAGCTGCTGGACAGCAATACTGCGCAGTTTGTTGCCGGCTATCCGGCGAATAATGCCTTGCTCTGGGGCGCGCGCGGTACCGGCAAGTCTTCCCTGGTGCGTGCGCTGCTGGCACGCTATGCCAATGCCGGGATGCGATTGATCGAAATCGACAAGACCGATTTGCTGCACTTGCCCGAGTTGCTGCAGCAGATCGCCGGGCAGCCCTGGCGCTTTATTCTGTTTTGCGATGATCTGGCCTTTGAAGCCGATGATGCGGCCTACAAGTCACTGAAGACTGTGCTGGATGGCACCACGGAAGCCAGTCCCGAGAATTTGCTGCTGTACGCTACCTCCAATCGCCGTCATTTGTTGCCAGAAAAACGCTCCGACAATCTTGCCGCAGAGCTGGTTGACGGTGAAATTCATCCGGGTGAGGCCATCGAGGAGAAGGTTGCGCTCAGCGACCGGTTTGGCCTGTGGGTGTCTTTCTACCCCTTCAGTCAGGAGCAGTATCTGACGGTAGTGCGGCATTGGTTGGAGCAGTTGGCAGCAGCGTATGAATTGCCCTGGCAATGGACGCCCGAACTGCAACAGGAAGCCATACGCTGGGCTACCACCCGCGGCAACCGGAATGGACGTTGTGCGTGGCAATTTGCCCGCGCCTGGGTTGGCCGGGCATTGCTGCCGGTTACGGATTAG
- a CDS encoding glutathione S-transferase family protein → MSLTLYGAILSPFVRKNRIQLADQSLDYELVAIDPFNQPEWFSEINPLRRVPALKTADGIIADSAIIAQYLHDSYPGSNLYGSTPTESARVRWLEKFADYELAPLATFTVFRNRLLNPVHGKDCDEDAVQHAMEHDLPPLLAYLEQQLEGKHWFLGEQFSLADIAVGSQLINLAHGGQLIDELQWPNLSCLLSKLSSRQSVSSLLPGEHQLVGKLREFAAKRQAG, encoded by the coding sequence CGCCATTCTGTCGCCCTTTGTTCGCAAGAACCGCATCCAGCTCGCAGACCAGAGTCTGGACTATGAACTGGTCGCCATTGATCCCTTCAATCAGCCTGAATGGTTCAGCGAGATAAATCCTCTGCGGCGTGTACCGGCGCTCAAAACGGCCGACGGGATCATTGCCGACTCAGCCATCATTGCCCAATACCTGCACGACAGCTATCCCGGCAGCAATCTCTATGGCAGTACGCCGACCGAATCCGCCCGGGTGCGCTGGCTGGAGAAGTTCGCGGATTATGAGCTGGCTCCCCTGGCAACCTTTACCGTCTTCCGCAACCGCCTGCTGAACCCTGTGCATGGCAAAGACTGTGACGAGGACGCTGTCCAGCATGCGATGGAACATGACCTGCCACCCCTGCTGGCTTATCTGGAACAGCAGCTAGAGGGCAAGCACTGGTTTTTGGGTGAGCAGTTCAGCCTTGCAGATATCGCCGTTGGCAGCCAGTTGATCAACCTCGCCCACGGTGGCCAGTTGATTGACGAGCTGCAGTGGCCGAATCTCTCATGCCTGCTGAGCAAGCTGAGCAGCCGCCAGAGTGTCAGCTCCCTGCTGCCCGGCGAACACCAGCTGGTCGGCAAGCTGCGCGAGTTTGCCGCCAAGCGACAGGCTGGCTAA